One genomic window of Stieleria sp. JC731 includes the following:
- a CDS encoding NAD-dependent epimerase/dehydratase family protein, giving the protein MRIALTGATGFLGRYLIDELSPKHDLQAWHRGEKPPANESPVIWISGQLGTPCTTGPLVEGVDAVIHSCLYRTGESFLAVGDDPIDYWEKNTTGSLRLLEAAKQAGVKRFVFISSGAVHDDVLPGQPLDESHPHRPNTLYGAYKASVESLVHHYGSDSRMCSVSLRPTAIYGAANPIDQSKWYELAQNVAAGKSVSATGGSKCVHAQDVAKACHLLLNADAEISGETFNCCDRMISDYEVATIAKELTGSSATIEGPQKTAKNAIVTDKLEKLGMRFGGESLLRSTVEQLLAA; this is encoded by the coding sequence ATGCGAATCGCATTGACCGGAGCGACCGGTTTTCTCGGCCGTTACTTGATCGACGAGCTAAGCCCCAAGCATGACCTTCAGGCTTGGCATCGCGGAGAAAAACCGCCCGCCAATGAATCTCCAGTCATCTGGATTAGCGGTCAACTCGGTACGCCTTGCACGACCGGTCCGCTTGTCGAAGGCGTCGACGCCGTGATTCACAGTTGCCTTTATCGAACAGGGGAATCGTTCCTGGCAGTTGGCGACGACCCGATCGATTACTGGGAAAAGAACACAACCGGCTCACTGCGTTTGCTCGAAGCGGCGAAGCAGGCCGGGGTGAAACGTTTCGTCTTCATCTCCTCCGGTGCCGTCCATGATGATGTGCTGCCTGGACAACCGCTTGATGAATCACATCCCCATCGTCCCAACACGCTATACGGTGCTTACAAAGCCTCTGTGGAATCTTTGGTCCATCACTATGGCAGTGATTCGAGGATGTGTAGCGTCAGCTTAAGACCGACAGCGATCTACGGTGCAGCCAACCCGATCGACCAATCCAAGTGGTATGAACTGGCTCAAAATGTCGCCGCCGGCAAAAGCGTTTCGGCAACCGGCGGAAGCAAATGCGTGCACGCACAAGATGTCGCAAAAGCTTGCCACCTATTATTGAACGCCGACGCCGAAATTAGCGGGGAAACGTTCAACTGCTGCGATCGCATGATTAGCGACTACGAAGTGGCTACCATCGCGAAAGAACTGACCGGCAGTTCGGCGACGATCGAAGGCCCTCAGAAGACAGCCAAGAATGCGATCGTCACCGATAAACTTGAAAAACTGGGCATGCGGTTCGGCGGTGAATCGCTGCTGCGTTCCACCGTCGAACAGCTGCTAGCCGCTTAG
- a CDS encoding flagellar biosynthesis anti-sigma factor FlgM, whose product MQIYGPFRVSTTQSTSNVQATGKVAGNESTRAAEQVTSRGPVDQLDLSSSAASASRIDGQNAVAGEGIRFERVAEIRRQIADGAYDTPEKMDAALDRFLDLLG is encoded by the coding sequence ATGCAAATCTACGGCCCCTTTCGGGTTAGCACTACACAATCAACTTCCAACGTCCAAGCCACCGGCAAGGTCGCTGGAAACGAATCGACTCGCGCAGCCGAGCAAGTCACCAGCCGTGGACCGGTTGATCAGCTTGACTTGAGCTCATCAGCCGCCAGCGCGAGCCGTATTGACGGTCAGAACGCAGTCGCTGGTGAAGGCATTCGCTTTGAGCGAGTGGCTGAGATTCGCCGTCAAATCGCTGATGGTGCATACGACACCCCAGAAAAAATGGACGCGGCCCTGGATCGCTTCCTCGATCTACTCGGCTAA
- a CDS encoding 3-deoxy-manno-octulosonate cytidylyltransferase, with amino-acid sequence MTKIQIVLPARLASSRLPEKLLQKVAGKTVLQYTYEAASEAKSASAGVIVAVDDVRLAEEVSSFGGRSIMTPPDCASGTDRIAFVAAQMPDVDLFVNVQSDEPEIDPDSIDAVADALIGDPDADFSTAATPITDPKSLGDPGIVKVVMAPWNSESADDSPTGSIHANGAEKGRAVYFSRACVPFDRDGDASERLGQAPTTYWHHLGLYAYRPSFLRWFAAAPPSHLEQVEKLEQLRAIEAGKKVSVAFVGPAASGIDTPADLEAFRNRKNAMSC; translated from the coding sequence ATGACCAAGATTCAAATCGTGCTACCGGCCCGACTGGCTTCCTCCCGACTCCCAGAGAAGCTGTTGCAAAAAGTCGCAGGAAAGACGGTCCTGCAGTACACCTATGAAGCTGCCAGCGAAGCCAAATCGGCGTCCGCAGGAGTGATCGTCGCAGTCGATGACGTTCGCTTGGCCGAAGAAGTCAGCTCCTTTGGCGGCCGCTCGATCATGACGCCACCGGACTGCGCCAGTGGAACCGACCGCATCGCATTCGTCGCTGCCCAAATGCCCGATGTCGACCTATTCGTGAATGTGCAAAGCGACGAGCCCGAAATCGATCCCGATTCGATTGATGCCGTTGCCGATGCCTTGATCGGTGATCCGGATGCGGACTTTTCAACCGCGGCGACCCCAATCACGGATCCGAAATCACTTGGCGATCCCGGTATCGTCAAAGTCGTGATGGCGCCGTGGAATTCCGAATCGGCAGACGATTCCCCCACTGGCTCGATCCACGCAAACGGGGCAGAGAAGGGCAGGGCGGTGTACTTCAGCCGTGCCTGCGTGCCCTTTGACCGGGATGGCGACGCCAGCGAACGACTCGGCCAAGCCCCCACCACCTACTGGCATCACCTGGGACTCTACGCGTATCGCCCCTCATTCCTGCGTTGGTTTGCGGCTGCTCCGCCCAGCCATTTGGAGCAAGTAGAGAAGCTGGAGCAACTGCGTGCGATCGAAGCAGGTAAAAAGGTCTCCGTCGCCTTCGTTGGGCCCGCGGCATCCGGCATCGACACCCCCGCGGATTTGGAAGCTTTCCGCAATCGAAAAAACGCGATGTCATGCTAA
- a CDS encoding ABC transporter permease, whose translation MFGPVFNREAIVLPKRTKTYLSRGLYVLAMFGLICTGYLVLDGSRSLSTVADSARFGGWMFSLLSPLQLLVLSSLAAVGSASSVAQEKDRRTLILLLMTRLSGFEVVVGKLTATLLGPLAMLLAALPLFLVLPLLGGVSPAQVLSVFLVTAATVVFAGSIGTVVGLWREKTFQAIALTVLILLMLLGISEIAIATLEMSQAFRLAISPIRALAAAASPLASLSAETSLGISVFCGLAVAGTVLVLAVGVMRVRIWNPSREVRMKAPEPETSEEAESQESPSSWKVRQPRHVWSNPVLWREVRTWAYGRKVVVIRVAFALLFLLGAAVIYGQMRDGTAFEPAARIGRALPAATLPVAAIGVISLVLVNALAVNSVTGERDGLALDLLLVTDLSPREFVFGKLLGVFFVGKELILLPVVLLGFLAYQGVMTFENMVYAVLGAIVLYMFVAMLGIHSGMNYVAGRTATLASLGTVFFLCVGVAICMTIMVSFRGAFQLQLAPFLVMILGGGAALFASLGWRNPSSAIFLASFTLPLITFYSITQFLLQTDHLFVFFSMAVGYGFTIAALMIPALSEFDVSLERDRGAEGNS comes from the coding sequence ATGTTCGGACCCGTATTTAACCGCGAAGCGATCGTTCTTCCCAAGCGAACCAAAACTTACCTCTCTAGAGGGCTGTACGTTTTGGCGATGTTCGGGCTGATCTGCACCGGATACCTTGTGCTGGACGGTTCGCGTTCGTTGTCGACCGTTGCGGATTCCGCTCGGTTCGGTGGCTGGATGTTCTCGCTATTGTCACCCCTGCAGCTGCTGGTGTTGTCCAGTCTGGCGGCGGTCGGTTCGGCTTCCAGCGTTGCACAGGAAAAGGATCGACGGACTTTGATCCTGTTGCTGATGACGCGGTTAAGTGGCTTTGAGGTCGTTGTCGGAAAGCTAACGGCAACTCTTCTGGGTCCGTTGGCGATGTTGCTCGCTGCCCTGCCCTTGTTCCTTGTCTTGCCGTTGCTAGGTGGTGTATCGCCGGCCCAGGTTTTGTCTGTGTTTCTGGTAACGGCAGCAACCGTGGTCTTCGCCGGTTCGATCGGAACGGTGGTTGGTCTTTGGCGCGAGAAAACATTTCAAGCGATCGCGTTGACCGTTTTGATCCTGCTGATGTTGCTAGGCATTAGCGAGATCGCGATTGCGACCTTAGAGATGTCGCAGGCTTTTCGTTTAGCGATTAGCCCGATTCGGGCATTGGCCGCGGCGGCATCACCGTTGGCGAGCTTGTCTGCGGAGACTTCGTTAGGGATTTCGGTTTTTTGTGGTCTTGCTGTCGCTGGAACTGTCTTGGTTTTGGCTGTCGGCGTGATGCGGGTGAGAATCTGGAATCCGTCGCGTGAAGTCCGCATGAAAGCTCCGGAGCCGGAGACTAGTGAAGAAGCCGAATCGCAGGAATCGCCAAGCAGCTGGAAAGTGCGCCAGCCACGGCACGTGTGGAGCAATCCCGTTTTGTGGCGTGAAGTGCGAACTTGGGCGTACGGCCGAAAGGTCGTCGTGATCCGGGTTGCGTTTGCCTTGCTGTTTCTTTTGGGGGCGGCCGTTATCTACGGACAGATGCGTGACGGAACGGCGTTTGAGCCTGCCGCTAGAATCGGTCGCGCGTTGCCAGCAGCCACCCTGCCTGTCGCGGCGATCGGAGTCATCAGTCTGGTGTTGGTCAATGCACTGGCGGTCAATTCGGTGACCGGTGAACGTGACGGGTTGGCGTTGGATCTGCTGCTGGTGACCGATCTAAGCCCACGTGAATTCGTGTTTGGTAAGTTGTTGGGCGTCTTCTTCGTCGGCAAGGAATTGATCCTGTTGCCGGTCGTCTTGTTGGGATTTCTTGCTTACCAAGGTGTGATGACATTCGAGAACATGGTTTACGCGGTGCTTGGCGCGATCGTGCTGTATATGTTCGTCGCGATGTTGGGCATCCATTCGGGGATGAACTATGTTGCCGGTCGAACTGCGACCTTGGCGAGTTTAGGAACGGTTTTCTTTCTGTGTGTCGGTGTTGCGATTTGCATGACAATCATGGTTAGTTTCCGTGGTGCGTTCCAATTGCAGTTGGCGCCGTTCTTGGTGATGATTCTTGGTGGTGGGGCGGCTCTGTTTGCGTCCCTGGGATGGCGGAACCCTTCGAGTGCAATTTTCTTGGCATCGTTCACGCTACCGTTGATCACCTTTTATTCGATTACACAGTTTCTGTTGCAGACCGATCACCTGTTCGTATTCTTTTCAATGGCGGTCGGATACGGATTTACGATTGCCGCTCTAATGATTCCGGCACTAAGTGAATTTGATGTGTCTTTGGAACGCGACCGCGGTGCCGAAGGGAATAGCTGA
- a CDS encoding CNNM domain-containing protein, producing MIMFSIAIFLFGLVLSAFFSGSETGLYRVSRTRLVLDALDGSPPARAMIWLINRPTIFVATTLVGNNIANFLTSFAIVMLVGELFGASSTAELIGPMLMTPIVFVFGELLPKYWFFQAPYRLLNLVSPLILLATVVFLPVSMVLAGLSILLSLVTGQTPLRLRLAMARGEFMQILRAGEEAGVLHSGQRSLVEQLFDTGSQMAISYAVPLDRLATVDMPLSEEEANRARRQNHPIVLVRNKKRIVGYVRYSELATAGADAEVRPVIRESIHGRHLKVLLRLYDAASEVALLCDDHDNTQSVVTRRQLLQPMIK from the coding sequence ATGATCATGTTCTCGATCGCGATCTTCCTTTTCGGATTGGTCCTCAGCGCATTCTTTAGCGGCAGCGAAACGGGGCTATATCGGGTCAGCCGGACTCGATTGGTGCTCGATGCACTCGATGGTTCGCCACCGGCACGGGCGATGATTTGGTTGATCAACCGTCCAACGATCTTTGTCGCAACTACGTTGGTGGGTAACAACATCGCCAACTTTCTAACCAGCTTTGCGATTGTGATGCTGGTCGGGGAGTTGTTCGGGGCCTCGTCGACTGCTGAATTGATTGGACCGATGTTGATGACACCGATCGTGTTCGTCTTTGGCGAATTGCTGCCGAAGTATTGGTTTTTTCAGGCGCCTTATCGGTTGTTGAATCTTGTCAGCCCGCTGATTTTGCTGGCGACGGTTGTCTTCTTGCCTGTTTCGATGGTGTTAGCAGGCTTGTCGATTTTATTGAGCTTGGTGACCGGGCAGACACCACTTCGCTTGCGTTTAGCGATGGCACGTGGTGAGTTCATGCAGATCCTTCGGGCGGGCGAAGAAGCAGGCGTGCTTCATTCCGGTCAAAGGTCACTTGTCGAACAGTTATTTGATACTGGCAGTCAGATGGCGATCTCGTATGCCGTGCCACTTGATCGCTTGGCAACGGTTGATATGCCGCTCAGTGAAGAAGAAGCAAATCGCGCGCGACGTCAGAACCATCCGATCGTCTTGGTCCGAAACAAGAAGCGGATTGTTGGCTATGTGCGTTATTCGGAACTAGCGACCGCAGGGGCGGATGCTGAAGTGCGACCGGTGATTCGCGAATCGATTCACGGTCGTCACTTGAAAGTCCTGCTTCGTTTGTATGATGCTGCCAGCGAGGTCGCGCTTCTGTGTGATGATCACGACAATACGCAATCCGTCGTAACGCGACGTCAATTGTTGCAGCCGATGATCAAATGA
- a CDS encoding tetratricopeptide repeat protein — MDARAWLNLCMIALCIQLCGCRTIRKIGNSGETLGARRLSRSGMEFMRQGQWDQAEHLFEEALVLCKTDDRAHRGLSEAYWNRDQKEAAIRHMETAVKLSEQDPRLVVRLGQMYLEVDRLEDAQKQAEIALSLQRDMAETWVLCGDCLNAHQDQDEALAAYHRALALQPDIVDVKMRVAEIYLNHERYDRVLATLDRAEDESAIGSLPTRGHMLRGIAMKNLGRPELAIKHFAKAKLLAPEMAEPRLQIAAIRLEQGDKAGASEEIAEAIRLNEPLVVESGWSAFLLTPEQLAATKAAEERKLR, encoded by the coding sequence ATGGACGCCCGTGCTTGGCTGAATCTATGCATGATCGCGCTCTGTATCCAGCTTTGTGGATGCCGCACGATCCGTAAGATTGGCAACAGCGGCGAAACCTTGGGTGCCCGACGGCTTTCGCGTAGCGGCATGGAATTCATGCGTCAGGGGCAATGGGACCAAGCCGAGCACCTTTTTGAAGAAGCCTTGGTGCTATGCAAGACTGATGACCGTGCCCATCGGGGGCTTTCCGAAGCGTACTGGAATCGCGATCAGAAGGAAGCCGCCATCCGGCACATGGAAACGGCGGTCAAACTAAGCGAACAAGACCCGCGTCTGGTCGTTCGGCTAGGGCAGATGTACCTGGAAGTCGATCGCCTGGAGGATGCCCAAAAGCAAGCCGAGATCGCTTTGTCATTACAGCGGGATATGGCAGAAACATGGGTGCTGTGCGGTGACTGCCTAAACGCGCATCAAGATCAGGACGAAGCTTTAGCCGCGTACCACCGCGCACTGGCGTTACAACCCGATATTGTCGATGTCAAAATGCGAGTCGCAGAAATCTACCTCAACCACGAGCGTTATGACCGGGTCTTGGCGACCCTCGATCGCGCCGAGGATGAAAGTGCGATCGGATCGCTGCCGACACGCGGACACATGCTGCGTGGCATCGCGATGAAAAATCTCGGTCGTCCCGAGTTGGCAATTAAACATTTTGCCAAAGCAAAGCTGCTGGCCCCGGAGATGGCCGAACCTCGCTTGCAGATCGCGGCGATTCGGCTCGAACAAGGTGACAAGGCTGGGGCAAGCGAAGAAATCGCCGAAGCGATCCGTCTGAATGAACCTCTGGTCGTTGAAAGCGGTTGGTCGGCGTTCCTGTTAACCCCAGAACAACTTGCCGCGACAAAGGCTGCTGAGGAACGAAAACTGAGGTAG
- a CDS encoding DUF4465 domain-containing protein — protein sequence MKRFIVPAMTIAICLLQAASGSAETVVDFEDLNSYDATLPEVFGMQMLGGGDVYNGYGQDAPTGAFTSKGVSFATQQYGPGFSYSRYSNTTDPGFTNQFAALPGGGSDGAGGAVVGQNYAMVNTGTATTPTGQSLSSASLYFDDLVDLASIDIANATYTALYFRDGIDGFSTGLEFSPGDFLSLTMTGFDASGVKTGSETIDLARFDGAVFDTDDYLEGWQTVDLSGFGQSKSLAFSLESSDFDTTFGLNVPAYAAIDNLRFITAIPEPSSFACLSVALVGLALRRRRTA from the coding sequence ATGAAACGATTTATTGTGCCTGCGATGACGATTGCCATTTGCCTGTTGCAGGCCGCAAGCGGAAGTGCAGAAACCGTGGTCGACTTTGAAGACCTGAATTCATACGACGCGACGCTTCCTGAAGTCTTTGGAATGCAAATGCTTGGCGGCGGCGATGTCTACAACGGCTATGGGCAAGACGCGCCCACCGGTGCATTCACCAGCAAGGGTGTCAGTTTCGCTACACAGCAATACGGCCCAGGTTTTTCCTACTCGCGTTATAGCAACACGACCGACCCAGGGTTTACAAATCAATTCGCAGCCTTGCCCGGTGGTGGGTCCGATGGCGCCGGCGGTGCAGTCGTTGGTCAGAACTACGCAATGGTCAACACCGGAACCGCGACAACACCAACGGGGCAATCGCTCAGTTCGGCTTCGCTGTACTTCGATGACCTTGTTGACTTGGCGTCGATCGACATTGCGAATGCGACTTACACCGCGCTCTATTTCCGCGACGGGATCGATGGATTCAGCACTGGGTTAGAATTCTCACCCGGTGACTTTCTGTCATTGACGATGACTGGGTTCGATGCTTCGGGCGTCAAGACAGGAAGCGAGACGATCGACCTTGCCCGTTTCGATGGTGCGGTTTTCGATACCGATGACTATCTCGAAGGTTGGCAAACGGTTGACTTGAGCGGTTTTGGGCAATCCAAGTCATTGGCTTTCTCACTTGAATCGAGTGACTTTGACACAACGTTCGGATTGAACGTACCTGCCTACGCAGCGATCGATAACTTGCGTTTCATTACTGCGATCCCGGAGCCATCTTCGTTTGCGTGTTTGTCTGTCGCGCTCGTTGGACTCGCGCTGCGTCGTCGTCGCACAGCCTAA
- a CDS encoding Flp family type IVb pilin, whose product MKFPHFIHSAISLMRDEDGTTAVEYAVMLALIVAVCIGSVMSLATETQKSFDDSGAAIAGAMAN is encoded by the coding sequence ATGAAATTCCCACACTTTATCCATTCCGCAATCTCGCTGATGCGAGATGAGGACGGCACGACGGCGGTGGAATACGCCGTGATGCTGGCCCTCATAGTTGCTGTCTGCATCGGATCAGTCATGAGTTTGGCCACAGAAACGCAAAAAAGCTTTGACGACTCAGGAGCGGCAATCGCTGGAGCGATGGCCAACTAG
- a CDS encoding DUF1559 domain-containing protein has protein sequence MTHKPLRYRRFRAVSGFTLVELLVVMAIIGILVSLLLPAVQFAREAARQASCRNNQHQIGVALHNYHTIHRSLPIGCLEWRAWGQPATRKNLAWSAMLLGCLGEQTLYDAVDFESAFDSPANAEAAAVPVGTYLCPTEIPDFNGRADISYGGLYGERLVDRRSDDGLFLYDRVIAFRDCFDGLSHTIATGEDMVGPSSEWINGGNVFVQAHPINDDRALAIDNEIRSLHPAGAMVLFLDGSVHLLNESLDQIVLGQLITRDGREVIAADAY, from the coding sequence ATGACTCATAAACCTCTGCGCTATCGTCGGTTTCGCGCCGTCAGTGGCTTCACCTTGGTGGAGCTGTTGGTGGTGATGGCGATTATCGGCATCTTGGTTTCACTGCTGTTGCCTGCGGTGCAATTCGCGCGTGAAGCTGCGCGGCAAGCGAGTTGTCGAAACAATCAACATCAGATCGGTGTGGCGCTTCACAACTACCACACCATTCATCGTTCGCTGCCGATCGGTTGTTTGGAATGGCGTGCTTGGGGACAGCCTGCCACGAGAAAGAACCTGGCATGGTCCGCGATGCTGCTGGGATGTCTTGGTGAGCAGACATTGTATGACGCGGTGGACTTCGAATCGGCTTTCGATTCACCAGCCAATGCCGAGGCGGCTGCAGTGCCAGTGGGAACCTATTTGTGCCCCACCGAAATCCCCGACTTCAACGGGCGAGCGGATATCAGCTATGGCGGGCTGTACGGCGAGCGTTTGGTCGACCGACGGAGCGACGATGGCCTGTTCCTGTATGACCGTGTGATCGCGTTTCGTGACTGCTTCGATGGCTTGTCACACACGATCGCGACAGGTGAGGACATGGTCGGGCCGAGCAGCGAATGGATTAATGGCGGCAACGTCTTCGTGCAGGCTCATCCGATTAACGACGACCGTGCTTTGGCGATCGATAACGAGATCCGGTCTTTGCATCCCGCAGGTGCCATGGTTTTGTTCTTAGATGGCTCTGTCCATCTGCTTAATGAATCACTTGATCAAATCGTCCTAGGGCAATTGATCACCCGAGACGGTCGCGAGGTGATTGCGGCCGATGCTTACTAA
- a CDS encoding Fur family transcriptional regulator — protein MPDQTTGDPVATKVEPLKVSLSPQERFSEYLQSRGLRQTNQRKFLIDQVFSQHDHFDAEELIERLPRRGEPNYVSTATVYRTLRECVDAGLLNSFQLDGRTVYDHDYGYPQHDHLYCTRCRKLLEFQSDELIAIRDSVAALHGFRVESHRMIIQGICRECSRSRRKKRKQDLV, from the coding sequence ATGCCCGATCAGACCACTGGTGATCCCGTGGCAACCAAGGTCGAACCTCTCAAGGTTTCGCTTTCGCCACAGGAGCGTTTTAGCGAATATCTGCAGTCACGTGGTTTAAGACAAACCAATCAACGCAAGTTCTTGATCGATCAAGTTTTCAGCCAGCACGATCACTTTGACGCCGAAGAGCTCATCGAACGTCTTCCTCGACGTGGTGAACCGAATTACGTCAGCACGGCGACCGTTTATCGTACGCTACGTGAATGCGTCGACGCTGGGCTTCTTAATAGTTTTCAGCTCGATGGCCGAACGGTTTACGACCATGACTACGGCTACCCCCAACACGACCACCTGTACTGCACACGGTGCCGCAAGCTGTTGGAATTTCAGAGCGACGAACTGATCGCGATTCGAGATTCCGTCGCCGCATTGCACGGATTTCGTGTCGAAAGCCATCGAATGATCATTCAAGGCATCTGCCGTGAATGTTCGCGAAGTCGACGTAAAAAGCGAAAGCAAGATCTCGTCTAG
- a CDS encoding CNNM domain-containing protein, with protein MSTLAPHAGWLMPMAILIVLSALFSGSEAALFSLGARDRRRLRRGGVGGRIAHRLLEDSELLLSAILFWNLLINMTYFAIASIVAGKLEADPNAGTSVAAAFTISSLLVIIFFSEMLPKSIAVLAPGKASILLAPPMGMAVRLIGPILPIVRTSNLLAGRLLWPTFQPETEIDLADIERAVELGTDDAALLARERLALRSLVEIADMRASELMRPRSKLKLVEPPLIRESVFEGPIPGGYVIVTDDEGDRMVGTVAVRLLRPSQMDHFEQYVEPVIYVPWSAPVARVLSQLNEQDISVAVVVDEYGDGIGALSIDRIFRRMLAPQHDQFDEATVSDAIEVCAPDRYRVSGGVSLRQFSKRLGVDTPEGSIATVAGFIQRHNERLPRLGDEAILGGFRLTVIEQDDERVRIEAQRIQADDASSMEGDGI; from the coding sequence TTGAGTACGCTAGCGCCGCATGCCGGATGGCTGATGCCGATGGCGATTCTGATTGTGCTCAGTGCGCTGTTCAGCGGAAGCGAAGCGGCGCTGTTTTCGTTGGGCGCCCGCGATCGTAGACGCTTAAGACGTGGGGGCGTCGGGGGACGCATCGCTCACCGACTGCTCGAAGATTCCGAGCTGCTGCTTTCGGCGATCTTGTTTTGGAATCTCTTGATCAACATGACTTACTTTGCGATCGCCTCGATCGTGGCTGGTAAGTTGGAAGCGGATCCCAATGCGGGGACGAGTGTCGCCGCGGCGTTTACGATCAGCAGCCTGTTGGTGATCATCTTTTTCAGCGAGATGTTGCCCAAAAGTATCGCCGTCCTGGCACCGGGAAAAGCTTCGATCCTTTTGGCGCCGCCGATGGGAATGGCTGTGCGATTGATCGGTCCCATTTTGCCGATCGTGCGAACTTCGAATCTGTTGGCGGGGCGATTGCTATGGCCGACGTTTCAACCCGAAACGGAGATCGATCTGGCGGACATCGAACGGGCGGTTGAACTCGGTACCGATGATGCTGCCCTGCTGGCTCGTGAGCGTTTAGCCCTGCGAAGTTTGGTTGAGATCGCTGACATGCGTGCCAGCGAGCTGATGCGTCCACGTAGTAAACTGAAGCTTGTCGAACCTCCGCTGATTCGTGAATCGGTGTTCGAAGGTCCGATTCCTGGTGGCTATGTGATCGTCACTGATGATGAAGGTGATCGAATGGTGGGGACGGTCGCGGTTCGTCTGCTGCGTCCGAGCCAAATGGACCATTTCGAACAGTATGTCGAACCGGTGATCTACGTTCCCTGGTCCGCACCGGTGGCGCGGGTGCTGAGCCAATTGAACGAACAAGATATCAGCGTCGCAGTTGTCGTCGACGAATACGGCGACGGGATAGGAGCCTTGTCGATCGATCGGATTTTCCGACGTATGCTTGCCCCACAGCACGATCAGTTTGACGAAGCGACAGTGTCAGACGCGATCGAGGTGTGTGCGCCGGACCGTTACCGAGTTTCGGGCGGTGTTTCACTACGCCAGTTTTCCAAGCGGCTCGGCGTGGATACACCCGAAGGTTCGATCGCGACGGTGGCTGGTTTTATTCAGCGGCACAATGAACGGTTACCGCGATTGGGCGATGAGGCCATCCTCGGTGGTTTCCGCCTGACGGTCATCGAACAAGATGACGAACGGGTACGGATCGAAGCCCAACGGATCCAGGCTGACGATGCAAGCTCAATGGAAGGAGATGGCATCTGA